In one window of Episyrphus balteatus chromosome 3, idEpiBalt1.1, whole genome shotgun sequence DNA:
- the LOC129917182 gene encoding 1-aminocyclopropane-1-carboxylate oxidase-like — protein MLKAKTASDKGDTLLGKSLVPIIDLAHCGTEECPVKSVVNRVAQQLGKALSEKGMALLVNHGISDEKLKTAWDHLDDFCELSTDVKEHYIRSGETKHGYVQPLRRKSDGNAPELRHAFNICTLNSKNLPEEPLPGFADHISTLATEFKALARFVLQSLAVSLEIPQTFFLEKHSHMLSGENDNETILRLLYYPPIIEEDDKDEHIKGRCKYTYQKCLTEMPDFKPEEDPREQRKESLEKEQEEKEKKEAENKDVLDMASTSKEFLNGHVTRSNAHTDYGTFTLLVQDSEGGLEVQLPGSEKWQRVGHLPGAILIFCGEILSIWTQERYSALQHRVVIPEQEHLRIRGRHSIAFFCHPDNVTMISPNDLPQSAVAENTTTKKTRKKSFKAAKERVYNAYQMIQKRIKDSYSS, from the exons GAACCGAAGAATGTCCCGTGAAATCTGTTGTAAATCGTGTTGCTCAACAACTTGGCAAAGCACTCTCAGAAAAAGGAATGGCTCTCTTAGTGAACCATGGCATTTCCGATGAAAAG CTCAAAACAGCATGGGACCATTTAGATGATTTTTGTGAACTCTCAACCGATGTCAAAGAGCATTATATTCGTTCTGGTGAAACAAAACATGGCTACGTCCAGCCATTACGTAGAAAATCAGATGGCAATGCCCCCGAACTGAGACATGCTTTTAACATTTGCACATTGAACAGTAAGAATCTACCAGAAGAACCATTGCCAGGCTTTGCAGATCACATATCAACATTGGCAACAGAATTCAAGGCATTGGCCAGATTCGTATTGCAATCGTTGGCAGTGTCTTTAG AAATTCCACAAACATTCTTCCTTGAGAAACACTCACACATGCTCTCGGGAGAAAATGACAATGAAACGATATTACGTTTACTCTACTATCCGCCCATCATAGAGGAGGATGACAAAGATGAACACATCAAAGGTCGATGTAAGTATACGTATCAGAAATGCCTTACCGAGATGCCAGACTTTAAGCCAGAAGAAGATCCGCGAGAGCAGCGAAAAGAAAGTTTAGAGAAGGAACAGGaggaaaaagagaaaaaagaggcGGAAAATAAAGATGTTCTTGACATGGCTAGTACTAGTAAGGAGTTTTTGAATGGCCATGTGACTAGATCGAATGCACACACAGACTATGGAACGTTTACCCTGCTTGTCCAAGACTCAGAAGGTGGCTTGGAGGTGCAGTTGCCTGGGAGTGAGAAATGGCAACGTGTTGGCCATTTGCCAGGAGCTATTCTCATATTCTGTGGAGAGATTCTTTCCATCTGGACACAAGAACGATACTCTGCTTTG CAACATCGAGTTGTGATACCAGAACAAGAACACCTCAGAATCAGGGGTCGACATTCCATTGCATTCTTCTGCCATCCAG ATAACGTTACGATGATATCACCTAACGATTTACCACAAAGTGCTGTGGCAGAGAACACTACCACCAAAAAAACCCGAAAGAAATCCTTCAAAGCTGCCAAAGAAAG GGTTTATAACGCCTACCAGATGATACAGAAAAGAATCAAAGACTCGTATAGCTCTTAA